In the Caldisericota bacterium genome, one interval contains:
- a CDS encoding DUF2892 domain-containing protein — protein MNNDNDTVNVNKFERIIRVAIGILIFYLGTQVTNIKNLFDTGYYMSPSVKYLLARIIAFSPNTFRIIGWFVGFILIFTGINGFCPFYKLFHINTNKK, from the coding sequence ATGAATAACGACAACGATACAGTAAACGTTAATAAATTCGAAAGAATTATAAGAGTAGCAATAGGTATTCTAATTTTCTATCTTGGCACTCAGGTAACAAATATCAAAAATTTATTTGATACAGGATATTATATGTCTCCTTCCGTAAAATACTTGCTTGCTCGGATAATTGCCTTCTCTCCAAATACTTTTAGAATTATTGGCTGGTTTGTTGGATTTATACTCATCTTTACGGGTATTAATGGTTTCTGCCCTTTCTATAAACTGTTTCATATCAATACAAATAAAAAATAA